The following proteins come from a genomic window of Aquabacterium sp. A3:
- a CDS encoding UPF0149 family protein has protein sequence MNAKTALSDEDIHEIDMLLAAVPAPFETVDAVILDGYLAGIIVQPVDIPPEDWIGPIFGTEGAPEPDIPGWTQAQHDRLLELIFRRKAEMQRDILEDGWFDPIIPMIEDDDGQAVEGEEALQGLGYWAAGFEWAMANFPHLEEAGLAGVPDLLDSIWRHLPEQDETQQAITKALNEDHPLKGLDEAIEALVFDVVDLTEIGMAERLKVETVVRDQPKVGRNDPCPCGSGRKYKQCHGAN, from the coding sequence ATGAACGCCAAGACCGCCCTCAGCGACGAAGACATTCACGAGATCGACATGCTGCTGGCCGCCGTGCCGGCCCCGTTTGAAACCGTGGACGCGGTCATTCTGGATGGTTACCTGGCCGGCATCATCGTGCAGCCCGTGGACATCCCGCCCGAAGACTGGATTGGCCCGATCTTCGGCACCGAAGGTGCCCCCGAACCCGACATCCCTGGCTGGACGCAGGCCCAGCACGACCGCCTGCTGGAGTTGATCTTCCGGCGCAAGGCCGAAATGCAGCGCGACATCCTGGAGGATGGCTGGTTCGACCCCATCATCCCCATGATCGAAGACGATGATGGCCAGGCCGTCGAGGGCGAAGAGGCCCTGCAGGGCCTGGGCTACTGGGCCGCGGGTTTCGAGTGGGCGATGGCCAACTTCCCGCACCTGGAAGAAGCCGGACTGGCGGGCGTGCCCGACCTGCTGGATTCGATCTGGCGCCACCTGCCCGAGCAGGACGAGACGCAACAGGCCATCACCAAGGCGCTGAACGAAGACCATCCGCTCAAGGGCCTGGACGAGGCCATCGAGGCCCTGGTGTTCGACGTGGTGGACCTGACCGAGATCGGCATGGCCGAGCGCCTGAAGGTGGAGACCGTGGTGCGTGACCAGCCCAAGGTGGGCCGCAACGACCCCTGCCCCTGCGGCAGTGGGCGCAAGTACAAGCAGTGCCACGGGGCCAACTGA
- a CDS encoding universal stress protein, whose amino-acid sequence MKILLPVDGSTYTKRMLAWLATHDEWTAGDHHFTVLTVVPLIPPHAAAMFPADQLKSYYEDTAEAVFKPIRKFTAKHDMATSYVGKTGTPAEVIAKMADKGKFDLVIMGSHGHGNFMNLVMGSVANQVLARCKAPVMLVR is encoded by the coding sequence ATGAAGATCCTGTTGCCTGTAGACGGAAGCACGTACACCAAGCGCATGCTGGCCTGGCTGGCCACCCACGACGAGTGGACGGCAGGCGATCACCACTTCACCGTGTTGACCGTGGTGCCCCTGATCCCGCCGCACGCGGCCGCCATGTTCCCGGCCGATCAGCTCAAGAGCTATTACGAGGACACGGCCGAGGCGGTGTTCAAGCCCATTCGCAAGTTCACCGCCAAGCACGACATGGCCACCAGCTATGTGGGCAAGACCGGCACCCCCGCCGAGGTGATCGCCAAGATGGCCGACAAGGGCAAGTTCGACCTGGTGATCATGGGCTCGCACGGGCACGGCAACTTCATGAACCTGGTGATGGGCTCGGTGGCCAACCAGGTGCTGGCGCGCTGCAAGGCGCCCGTGATGCTGGTGCGCTGA
- a CDS encoding metallophosphoesterase, with product MKLQLVSDLHLERYPDYTPEPAPEADVLILAGDIGSYQRGSLLAQRGDQDFGLGRFSPLRADAPWKRVIFVPGNHEYDGLEYDEAGPRLREVCERLGLIWLDREVVLIDDVRFVGTTLWSDFESLAHREASPVRQQEMLKKSLRAANFYLSKNSTLRGGQHLLAEDIQPMGRDCQRWLREALIKPHDGPTVVVTHFAPTLHSNDPRYGLNPGTAGFCNHLDDLLFHVDLWVHGHLHCPNDHTVRGIESAIPWECRIVSNPRGYAVKGEQDSFCERMVVDVPRRPERYY from the coding sequence ATGAAGCTGCAACTGGTCTCTGATCTGCACCTGGAGCGTTACCCGGACTACACGCCCGAGCCCGCCCCGGAGGCCGACGTGCTCATCCTGGCGGGCGACATCGGCTCGTACCAGCGCGGCTCGTTGCTGGCGCAGCGGGGGGATCAGGATTTTGGCCTGGGGCGGTTTTCACCCCTGAGGGCCGACGCCCCCTGGAAGCGCGTGATCTTCGTGCCCGGCAACCACGAGTACGACGGCCTGGAATACGACGAGGCGGGGCCGCGATTGCGTGAGGTGTGCGAGCGCCTGGGCCTGATCTGGCTGGACCGCGAGGTGGTGCTGATCGACGATGTGCGCTTTGTGGGCACCACGCTGTGGAGCGACTTCGAATCGCTGGCGCACCGCGAAGCCAGCCCGGTGCGTCAGCAGGAGATGCTGAAGAAATCGCTGCGCGCGGCCAACTTCTACCTCAGCAAGAACAGCACGCTGCGCGGCGGGCAGCACCTGCTGGCCGAAGACATCCAGCCCATGGGCCGTGACTGCCAGCGCTGGTTGCGCGAGGCGCTGATCAAGCCGCACGACGGCCCCACCGTGGTGGTCACCCACTTCGCGCCCACCTTGCACAGCAACGACCCGCGTTACGGCCTGAACCCGGGCACGGCCGGCTTTTGCAACCACCTGGACGACCTGCTCTTCCACGTGGACCTGTGGGTGCACGGCCACCTGCACTGCCCCAACGACCACACGGTGCGTGGCATCGAGAGCGCCATTCCCTGGGAGTGCCGCATCGTTTCGAACCCGCGTGGCTACGCCGTCAAGGGCGAGCAAGACAGCTTTTGCGAGCGCATGGTGGTGGATGTGCCCCGCCGCCCTGAACGCTACTACTGA
- a CDS encoding polyhydroxyalkanoate depolymerase, which produces MLYSSFQAQQTLLDPWRDLAQGVADGLHRLLPEGPAQSSLNELLAGGALARSWAAANEVFARLRTTHHRPEYGIDEVVSLGQTYPVHEEAVMRTPFGTLLRFKKEGAPEQPRVLLVAPMSGHFATLLRDTVRTLLQDHDVYITDWHNARDVPLKHGPFGLDDYIEHLIRFLDRMGPGAHLMAICQPCVPSLAAVALMAQDGHPAQPRSLTLMAGPIDCRVNPTRVNELATERPLSWFEGNMIHTVPWPQKGAGRKVYPGFVQLTAFMSMNRERHEQAFMDMYQAIAAGEPDKVAHAKAFYEEYFAVADLPGEFYLETVHKVFQRYDLARGELMWRGTRVDPSAIRRTALFTVEGERDDICAIGQTVAAQDLCTAVRPYWRQHHVQTGVGHYGVFSGRRWQNEIYPRVRDLIHQTST; this is translated from the coding sequence ATGCTGTACTCGAGCTTCCAGGCACAACAAACCTTGCTGGATCCCTGGCGTGATCTGGCCCAGGGGGTGGCCGATGGCTTGCACCGGCTGCTGCCCGAGGGGCCAGCCCAGTCCAGCCTGAATGAACTGCTGGCAGGCGGCGCACTGGCACGTTCGTGGGCGGCGGCCAACGAGGTGTTTGCCCGTCTGCGCACCACCCATCACCGTCCCGAGTACGGCATCGACGAGGTCGTGAGCCTGGGGCAGACCTACCCCGTTCATGAAGAGGCGGTGATGCGCACCCCCTTTGGCACCCTGCTGCGTTTCAAGAAAGAAGGCGCGCCCGAGCAGCCCCGCGTGCTGCTGGTGGCGCCCATGTCAGGCCACTTTGCCACGCTGCTGCGCGACACCGTGCGCACCTTGCTGCAAGACCACGATGTCTACATCACCGACTGGCACAACGCCCGTGACGTGCCCCTCAAGCATGGCCCGTTCGGGCTGGACGACTACATCGAGCACCTGATCCGCTTCCTTGACCGCATGGGGCCCGGCGCCCACCTCATGGCCATCTGTCAGCCCTGTGTGCCGTCGCTGGCCGCCGTGGCCCTGATGGCCCAGGATGGCCACCCTGCGCAGCCCCGGTCCCTGACGCTGATGGCCGGCCCCATCGACTGCCGTGTCAACCCCACACGGGTCAATGAGCTGGCCACCGAGCGCCCCCTGAGCTGGTTTGAGGGCAACATGATCCACACCGTGCCCTGGCCCCAGAAGGGCGCAGGCCGCAAGGTCTACCCAGGCTTTGTGCAGCTCACGGCCTTCATGAGCATGAACCGCGAGCGGCATGAGCAGGCCTTCATGGACATGTACCAGGCCATCGCGGCCGGTGAGCCCGACAAGGTGGCCCATGCCAAGGCCTTTTACGAAGAGTACTTTGCCGTGGCCGATCTGCCGGGCGAGTTCTACCTGGAGACCGTGCACAAGGTGTTTCAGCGCTACGACCTGGCGCGCGGCGAGCTGATGTGGCGGGGCACCCGCGTGGACCCGTCTGCCATCCGGCGCACGGCCTTGTTCACGGTGGAGGGCGAGCGCGACGACATCTGCGCCATCGGGCAGACGGTGGCGGCGCAAGACCTGTGCACGGCCGTGCGTCCGTATTGGCGCCAGCACCATGTGCAGACCGGTGTGGGCCATTACGGCGTGTTCAGCGGCCGGCGCTGGCAAAACGAGATCTACCCCCGCGTGCGTGACCTGATCCACCAGACCAGCACCTGA
- a CDS encoding propionate--CoA ligase, producing MSYPEVYRRSIDEPEAFWRDQAQRIHWHRPFEQVCDASNPPFAHWFVGGETNLCHNAVDRHVPLRPDQPALIHVSTETHTESSLSYGQLYVEVQRMAAVLQGLGVRAGHRVLLYMPMIPEAVIAMLATVRLGAIHSVVFGGFASHALATRIDDARPTVIVTADAGSRGGKVIAYKPLLDDALRLAHHAVPHVLLVNRKLAPGDFIRGRDHCYHALRREVLDAQVPCTWVPSEHPSYTLYTSGTTGKPKGVQRDTGGHAVALAMSMDLIFNGQPGETFLCTSDIGWVVGHSYIVYGPLLAGMTTILYEGLPTRPDAAVWWSLVEKHQASVMFSSPTAIRVLKKQDPDCLKRHDLSSLKHLFLAGEPLDEPTAHWIGEAIGKPIIDNYWQTETGWPILSLARGVDTTTAPKLGSPGVPMPGYRVVLRDDTTGEPLTRPGQKGVLTLSHPLPPGCLQTVWGDNQRFVNTYWSSFPGETAYNTFDWATCDDDGHYVILGRTDDVINVAGHRLGTREIEEAVSAHNAVAEVAVVGVSDDLKGQVAQAFVVLKIPATADDDAAREALQADILRTVEQHLGAVARPARVHFVSALPKTRSGKLLRRAIQAVCEGRATGDLSTMEDPSALEQLQAAMAPH from the coding sequence CGGCCCTTTGAACAGGTCTGCGATGCCAGCAACCCGCCGTTCGCGCACTGGTTTGTGGGCGGCGAAACCAACCTGTGTCACAACGCGGTAGACCGGCACGTGCCGCTGCGGCCCGACCAGCCGGCACTGATCCACGTCTCGACCGAAACCCACACCGAATCCAGCCTGAGCTACGGGCAACTGTACGTCGAGGTGCAGCGCATGGCCGCCGTGTTGCAGGGCCTGGGCGTGCGGGCCGGCCACCGCGTGCTGCTGTACATGCCGATGATCCCGGAGGCGGTGATTGCCATGCTGGCCACCGTGCGGCTGGGGGCCATTCACTCGGTGGTGTTCGGGGGGTTTGCCAGCCATGCCCTGGCCACGCGCATCGACGATGCCCGCCCCACCGTGATCGTCACGGCCGATGCCGGCTCGCGCGGGGGCAAGGTGATTGCCTACAAGCCGCTGCTGGACGACGCCCTGCGCCTGGCCCACCACGCCGTGCCGCACGTGCTGCTGGTGAACCGCAAGCTGGCCCCGGGCGACTTCATTCGCGGCCGCGATCATTGTTACCACGCGCTGCGCCGCGAGGTGCTGGACGCGCAGGTGCCGTGCACCTGGGTGCCCTCCGAGCACCCCAGCTACACGCTCTACACCAGCGGCACCACGGGCAAGCCCAAGGGGGTGCAGCGCGACACCGGCGGTCACGCCGTGGCCCTGGCCATGTCCATGGACCTCATCTTCAACGGTCAGCCCGGTGAAACCTTCTTGTGCACCAGCGACATCGGCTGGGTGGTGGGCCACAGCTACATCGTCTACGGCCCATTGCTGGCGGGCATGACCACCATCCTGTACGAGGGCCTGCCCACGCGGCCGGATGCCGCCGTCTGGTGGTCGCTGGTCGAGAAGCACCAGGCCTCGGTGATGTTCTCGTCGCCCACGGCCATCCGTGTGCTCAAGAAGCAAGACCCGGACTGCCTCAAGCGCCACGACCTGTCCAGCCTCAAGCACCTGTTTCTGGCCGGCGAGCCGCTGGACGAGCCCACCGCCCACTGGATCGGCGAGGCCATCGGCAAGCCCATCATCGACAACTACTGGCAAACCGAAACAGGCTGGCCCATCCTCAGCCTGGCGCGCGGGGTGGACACCACCACCGCGCCCAAGCTGGGCTCACCCGGCGTGCCCATGCCGGGCTACCGCGTGGTGCTGCGCGACGACACCACGGGCGAGCCACTGACCCGCCCGGGCCAAAAGGGCGTGCTGACACTGAGCCACCCGCTGCCGCCAGGCTGCCTGCAAACCGTCTGGGGTGACAACCAACGCTTCGTGAACACCTACTGGTCCAGCTTTCCTGGTGAGACGGCGTACAACACCTTCGACTGGGCCACGTGCGATGACGACGGCCACTACGTCATCCTGGGTCGCACGGACGACGTGATCAATGTGGCGGGCCACCGCCTGGGCACGCGCGAGATCGAAGAGGCCGTGAGCGCCCACAACGCGGTGGCCGAGGTGGCCGTGGTGGGGGTGAGCGACGACCTCAAGGGCCAGGTGGCACAGGCTTTTGTGGTGCTCAAGATCCCAGCCACCGCCGACGACGACGCGGCCCGCGAGGCCCTGCAGGCCGACATCCTGCGCACGGTGGAGCAGCACCTGGGTGCGGTGGCGCGCCCCGCGCGCGTGCACTTTGTCAGTGCCTTGCCCAAAACCCGCTCGGGCAAGTTGCTCAGGCGGGCCATACAGGCGGTGTGCGAGGGCCGCGCCACCGGCGACCTGAGCACCATGGAAGACCCGAGCGCACTGGAGCAATTGCAGGCCGCGATGGCGCCGCACTGA
- a CDS encoding glutathione S-transferase family protein: MLASTATLTITSKNYSSWSLRGWLLARFAGLPFEEDVLPPDDPSTRAEILLLSSSILVPCLVHNGIRVWDTLAIGEYLHEAFPQAGLLPADMKARAHCRAICGEMHSGFSALRSALPMNLRSHFPKFKVWSRAQADIDRITAIWRECLDTYGGPYLFGAQRTMADAMYAPVCTRFATYDVKLDPVCRAYSDLMLGQPEMKEWIKAAKAEPNDIDELDVEF; this comes from the coding sequence ATGCTGGCCAGCACCGCCACGCTGACGATCACCAGCAAGAATTACTCCTCGTGGTCTTTGCGGGGGTGGTTGCTGGCGCGTTTTGCGGGCCTGCCCTTCGAAGAAGACGTGCTGCCGCCCGATGACCCGTCCACACGCGCGGAAATCCTGCTGTTGTCCTCGTCCATCCTGGTGCCCTGTCTGGTGCACAACGGCATCCGCGTGTGGGACACGCTGGCCATTGGCGAATACCTGCACGAAGCCTTCCCGCAGGCCGGCTTGCTGCCCGCCGACATGAAGGCACGCGCCCACTGCCGCGCCATCTGCGGCGAGATGCACTCGGGGTTTTCTGCGCTGCGCTCGGCCCTGCCCATGAACCTGCGCTCGCACTTTCCGAAATTCAAGGTGTGGTCGCGTGCGCAGGCCGACATCGACCGCATCACGGCGATCTGGCGCGAGTGCCTCGACACCTATGGTGGCCCCTACCTGTTCGGCGCCCAGCGCACCATGGCCGATGCCATGTACGCCCCGGTGTGCACGCGCTTTGCCACCTACGACGTGAAGCTGGACCCGGTCTGCCGGGCCTACAGCGACCTGATGCTGGGACAGCCCGAAATGAAGGAGTGGATCAAGGCCGCCAAGGCCGAGCCCAACGACATTGACGAGCTGGATGTGGAGTTCTGA